The following proteins come from a genomic window of Drosophila sulfurigaster albostrigata strain 15112-1811.04 chromosome X, ASM2355843v2, whole genome shotgun sequence:
- the LOC133848707 gene encoding protein mab-21: MLVPSDMIAAQSKMVYQMNKYCADRVQVRKAQIHKQIQEVCRIVQDVLKEVEVQEPRFISSLNDYNGRFEGLEVISPTEFEIIIYLNQMGVLNFVDDGTLPGCAVLKLSDGRKRSMSLWVEFITASGYLSARKIRSRFQTLVAQACDKCAYRDIVKMIADTTEVKLRIRERIIVQITPAFKCAGLWPRSASHWPLPGIPWPHPNIVAEVKTEGFDMLSKECIALQGKNSAMEGDAWVLSFTDAENRLLQGASRRRCLSILKTLRDRHLDLPGNPVTSYHLKTLLLYECEKHPREMEWEENCIADRINGIFLQLISCLQCRRCPHYFLPNMDLFKGKSPGALENAAKQVWRLTRIMLTNVRCLEEL, encoded by the exons ATGCTGGTGCCGTCGGACATGATCGCGGCACAGTCCAAGATGGTCTATCAGATGAACAAATATTGCGCGGATCGTGTGCAGGTGCGCAAGGCGCAGATCCACAAACAGATCCAGGAGGTCTGTCGCATCGTTCAGGATGTGCTCAAGGAGGTCGAGGTGCAGGAGCCACGTTTCATCTCCTCCCTCAACGACTATAACGGTCGCTTCGAGGGCCTGGAAGTGATCTCACCCACAGAATTCGAAATCATCATCTACCTCAATCAGATGGGCGTTCTCAACTTCGTCGACGACGGCACTCTGCCCGGCTGTGCGGTGCTCAAGCTGAGCGACGGACGCAAGCGATCCATGTCATTGTGGGTGGAGTTCATCACGGCATCCGGTTATCTGTCGGCACGCAAAATTCGCTCCAGATTCCAGACGCTGGTGGCCCAAGCGTGCGATAAGTGTGCCTATCGTGACATTGTCAAGATGATCGCCGATACCACCGAGGTGAAGCTGCGGATCAGAGAGCGGATCATTGTGCAAATAACGCCCGCCTTTAAGTGTGCCGGCCTCTGGCCACGCTCAGCCTCGCATTGGCCGCTGCCGGGCATCCCCTGGCCGCATCCCAATATTGTGGCAGAGGTTAAGACTGAGGGCTTCGATATGCTCTCCAAGGAGTGCATCGCACTCCAGGGCAAGAACTCCGCCATGGAGGGTGATGCCTGGGTGCTTAGCTTTACGGATGCCGAGAATCGCCTCTTGCAAG GTGCCAGCCGCCGTCGTTGCCTTAGCATATTGAAGACACTGCGCGATCGCCATCTGGATCTGCCCGGGAATCCCGTAACGTCGTACCATCTGAAAACGCTGCTGCTGTACGAATGCGAGAAGCATCCGAGGGAAATGGAATGGGAGGAGAACTGCATTGCGGATCGCATCAATGGCATATTTCTACAGCTGATCTCGTGCCTGCAATGCCGTCGCTGTCCGCACTACTTCCTGCCCAACATGGATCTCTTCAAGGGCAAGTCGCCGGGGGCCCTCGAGAATGCCGCCAAGCAGGTGTGGCGCCTCACCCGCATCATGCTGACCAATGTGCGTTGCCTCGAGGAGTTGTAG